Below is a window of Quercus robur chromosome 6, dhQueRobu3.1, whole genome shotgun sequence DNA.
AACCACAGACTGCATACtggaaaaataacaaataatgtTTTCAATATTACTTAACCCTTCATTTGGTATTTCAAAGAAGAGGATGATTGAAAGGGAATACAGATCCCAAGATTTTCaaactttattttcatattcaatTCACAATTAGAAGTACTAATATCACTATGTTCCCCTTTCTATTTCTGTGGCCATGATTGAAAACACAAATTATGcacttttgtgtgtgtgtgtgtgtttatatacatatatatgtgtatatatatataaatataaatatatatatatatatatatatatatatatctcactcTAACTACTTAAATTGTTACTCCATACCAGAGTCTAAGTTCTATTTGAAATTCCTAAACAATAAGTCTAGGCACACAACATTTGTAATGATTGCTGACGTGATGATGAATAAcaaaagtgatgttaatgatCTATCTGGGTGaggaaaaacaaattttgatgaACATCTAGTATACATCCTGTTCGATCATAACAGGCCATATCAATACTTATGAAAAATGTTTACGGCAGCTCAAGGCCAAAGGCACATTAATAAGGAAAGACCTTAAACTGTGAATGAATAAttggtttataaaatttttcataaaaaaaaaaaaaaaaaaaaaaaaaaaaaaaaaaaaagcacaatcATAGGTGGGTTGTACACTCTTCCTTATCCTCAAGAAGGTCATCAAAATTGTTATCCAATAGAAATCGAACCCAATTGAAAGTCAAAgttgtttaaataaaaaatggttatGAGTATGCCGAATCATAAATTGATGATGAATTTCCCCTAACATCTTGAGGCTTCAATTTTTGTAAGTCAGTATCCCCTACCATATATTGTCAACATTATCCACTCAATCTCCCACACgacaacacattaaaaaaatcttttcccCTTTCTCAACACCAAAAGTAAAATTGgaaattatatttcatttttccttcacCATGCATCACCTTACCTCGTTTCttaataagataataaattttcatCTCTTTAGTTAAATTTGATGCCTAAACCATGATATTTGGtactctatatgaaattaattttggtttGGTTCACTGAATCTTTACATGTTGAATCCATCTTTGTTTGAATAGGTTAAGGCTATTGGGTGATTCTAATGTGAAGTTAAGTTGATATAATGCATTTCATGAACTAGATTCCTACTCTATTGAaatgtaaaattactaatttaaatatatatgaatagcTAGTATACATCTTGTGTGTACTTTGTGATTTCTAGTTTTTCTAATAAAActtattatgcattaaaaataaaaaataaaaaaataaaaaaaactccaCACATATTTGATGAATTAGGAACAAGCAGAAGTAAACAATACCTGAATCTTGACAACGCTCGTTGCTGTATCATAAGTACAAACCATCCAAAgtaaaaacccaccaaaaattcCAAATGGCAATAGAGCAAGCCATGAAAAAAAACCCTTGCCACTCTTATTCATATCGTTCTCTCTCCTTGGCTCTGCATTGACCCTTCGGCTATTATCATCATAGGATCCATAGCCACGACTATACCCTGGTTGACCATAATGATAATGATATACATCGTAAGAATTAGACGAGGAATATGACGATTTTTCTTCCTCTGAAGAGAAGGAAGAACCACCCATTCTGCCACCAGAGGCAGCAAAGGCTGTGTACAAAATTTCATGGGTGAATAACAAAGCTAGAATGAAAGCAAGAATTGGATGGTTTTGGAGAAACTTGAAGGCCATGTTTGTTGGGCTCTGTTAGGAATTTTTATCCCATAAAAGATACTATCTGGGATTTGGATGAGAAAGGCCGAGATTCATAGGATTGATATATAACATGTACAAGAAAACTTAGAACAGAAGGTATCATTCCGTTCTGAAAAGTAAATGAGGTTCCATTTTTAATTGGGATTTGAAATTACTTGGAACTTGTCTGGAATTTGGATGGTAATCACTAGGAAGCTCGGTGGGAGTGTTcttctttgctttctttctatgggtgttctttgttttgttttgattcagGGTGAGGGcccttagggtatgtttggtatgATGTAGCTCCCggaatagttattcatgtgtaataCCAATTCGGTCATTTGGTTGCATCTTTATTACatggattagttattacattgaaatgactattctttaaattaaagaatagctattcctctttaaaatggatgtaataactattccttagtatatataataggttttaaaattaatatatttccaaaaatataaagtttccttatacaccatcttttacaagctttccatatgtaacaaccaaacttatgaatagtaatagttattctattacaatgtcttctattcccagtaataaagattactattcctaatgtaatctacattcagtgtaccaaacgtacccttaattgtttttttttttttctttttttgttaattccgaattttttttttttttttttaaattccaaaaCCGCGCCGTTTCAGAAGTTCTAATGACAGTCACTAATTGGGTTGTAACAGAGCCTtgcattgacaaaaattgaaaattagaaaattgaaatgacaaaactgaaagattgataactaaaataaaaaaatgtgaaagttagaacgtcaattttgcatttttgctataaaaaaagtaccaaataagaccaaagtagatAGAATGTaccaaataggaccaaagtaGAGTGAATGGACCATATAGAACAACAGTGGATCGAATAGAACCAACTTGGACCGAAGTAgacaaattggaccgaataggaccaaagttgactaaatagaaccaaagtgaaATGAATAAGACCGAAGTAGACCAAATGGACTGaagtataaaacaaaatataaggtctcgtttgggaggaggaaatggaaaagaatgaaaaaaaataattttagaatattcttcccttcccttCTTTGGGAATTTTAATGGAATAAATAGAAAGTTCATtcctttgtttgggagtttaaatgGGAGAAAATGGAATAGGTAGGAGAGAACATTCATTTCTCTCTATttccttaaaacctcaaattttcatttcccttaaattgggaggaatggaagggaatgtaattagatttaatgaattttttactaaaacttccaaaatacccctacctattcaaccatttattttaaaatagggatctaatagtaatattgtcataaaatgatttcatttcattcccttcatgtaactcctaaacaagattacttacatttcattcattttcattccttcatTCTAAATCATCCAATGaagattacttaattccattccattcttttctattctttttccttacttaaatacattccattcctttctattcccttatgatcattctatttcattctcttatgaactcccaaacgaaaCCTAAGAGAAACATGCTTGTAGTGGTaaaatttagtttaaaaatcaaatcaaataaataagatGTTATGAAGCCTTAAAAGTGAGGTAGCAAATATAGATATAGAATACATATGatattaagttttatttattaattcttatTTAAACATGCAAGTCATGCATCATCATAAATAATAAGACATACAATGTTTGACACCTTGTTGTCAATCTAGGTTTCAACGAATTTGGCATCATAAAAAAAGGGTGCACATAgttgttatttttgttgaatttatgGTTTGAAAGCATGGGCTCTACGCATATTTGACATGTGAAAATTGGATGAGCTTCCTATACTTGGTCATGGGgtgtttcttcttctatttatCTCACTGATGTTTCCACGGCGGGTTTCCCATgccttgaaagttgaaactacaACTAcaatgttgtttaatttttctatgaGAGTTCTTGCTTCTTATATAGATGTATAAGTCTTTTAATCCTATATGATTTTTAGGAGAGTAAGTCAGCCACACATCCTTTACCATGAAGGAATTTGCATTGCATACAAACATGCTTTGGAAGCAAATCAAAGACTTGCACGCCACTTTAAGGAATGGTTGACATTTGATAAGTTTGtcaaataaataagaaataaaaaataaataaataaagaaataaaaaaataaaaattatgtgaaaaattgtgagacTACCAAAGCTTATGTGGCATAATATAAAAGAGTCCAAAAAAAAGACAAACGCATTTGTCTATATATAATAGATGATTGAACCACTACACCTtaggaaatataatttgaaaattttgcatatTGCAGAAGAACTTACAATTCTACTCATCAGTCGTTATTTGGCAATGTCagtgattttcaaattttggttttaaaCATTAAACcagctatatatataatatattacatgCGTAAATAAATCAGAAGGTGgctaaaaatttgttaaaaaaattattcttatgCACTTAATGCTGCAAGTAGCTTAGAAACATGGGGTAATTATAGAGAAATAATACTATATAGCAAATAAGATATTGAAATAAGTTTCTGATATGGCATTTCAACTAAAGTAAAAGTTTTTAATACAACTAGGCGGAAATATAAAACAAGTTAATTCTGTACTTGAAAATATGTTACAAAGACatagataatttattttcttcttcaagtgCCTTTACGAGCCGAATATGGTATATGCCATACAGACTTCCGAACAGATTGCAATTATCATTATCATATCGGCCTCAAAAGATGGTAGTTTTCAAGCAATTCATCCtctgaaatttattttcttcttcaagtgCCTTTACGAGCCAAAAATGGTATATGCCATACAGACTTCCGAACAGATTGCAATTATCATTATCATATCGGCCTCAAAAGAGGGTAGTTTTCAAGCAATTCATCCTCTGACAATGTATCATGTTCTGCCTGCGGGCTCCAAAGCACCTCTACTGCCTGCAAAATTGTTAAACATACATTTAGAGATAACTTTTCtaagaaattttttcacaactgcTGTATCGACAAATTGTTAAATGGTTAAGCTCAATTGACAAAGTTGTGTCAATGGtggatctatatatatatatatatatatatatattctgacGTACCAGTGTATTACTGGAACTGATGGTATTCAAGTAATTCAAGGCTGTCCTCAAGTCTTCAGTACTTTTAATTTCAGGTAGATTTAATGCACCTTTAACAGCTACCAGGATTGTTACCTGAgaatgaatttaaattaaaggAATAGACTTACAGACCTGAAAAAGACATAGAAGTGGGAACAAACTAGTGCTATAAATCGACTCTCCATGATCCAAGTTATTGATTCTTGGTTGAGTTCTAGTAAAGATAATTCATTTTATAACACCTTAAGCTTAAAAGAAAGACCCAAATTGTAATATCAAGCTCTAAGACACACTAACTCTTAACAGTAATGAGTAAGTATTTACAAGGAAGCATATCTGTATGTGCAATTAATAATTATAGCAACTAATTAGCACAATAGGTGTGCCtgatatttatatttagaaCCCATAAAAGATGAAATACcactatgaaatttttttcaactttGTTGTTCCTTGGGATAAAGGTTCTTTGTACTTTCATGTTGTCAACATTGACAAGCGACTCAATGTCATATTTCAACCTCTCATCAGTTGAAAGTTGTCTGAATTCCTTTTCCACAGCTTCAAGATTCCACCTCCGTTCCACCTGCAAGAATATTTTGAGTGCATCAAAA
It encodes the following:
- the LOC126689405 gene encoding uncharacterized protein LOC126689405 isoform X2, which gives rise to MAFKFLQNHPILAFILALLFTHEILYTAFAASGGRMGGSSFSSEEEKSSYSSSNSYDVYHYHYGQPGYSRGYGSYDDNSRRVNAEPRRENDMNKSGKGFFSWLALLPFGIFGGFLLWMVCTYDTATSVVKIQVGLSGKAHSLQRDLNNLAGAGDTSEKKGFHIILTESIVALLRHQNYWISGYSSVTLVVAVKGTPNLPPIRSTEDLRKALYHLNSITSRETLAVEVLWTPQVEHDTLSEDELLEKYPILRPI